A single genomic interval of Nitrospira sp. harbors:
- a CDS encoding DUF4162 domain-containing protein, with translation MFLDEPTSGVDPISRRSFWDLIYELAERGVTVFVTTHYMEEAEYCDRLGLIYRGELIASGTPDELKTRFMQDDIIEVLCEQPQEAMLALEGVKGVKATALFGKGVHVVVERRAEGVMTGIARALADRNVSVSRAERIVPSLEDVFVSLIEARDRQERPQAEVAG, from the coding sequence ATTTTTCTCGACGAGCCGACCTCCGGTGTGGACCCGATCAGCCGCCGGAGCTTCTGGGACCTCATTTACGAGCTGGCCGAGCGGGGCGTCACGGTCTTCGTGACCACGCACTACATGGAAGAGGCCGAGTACTGCGACCGCTTGGGGTTGATCTATCGTGGCGAATTGATCGCGTCCGGAACACCCGACGAGTTGAAGACGCGCTTCATGCAGGACGACATCATCGAAGTGCTGTGCGAGCAGCCGCAGGAGGCGATGCTGGCGCTCGAGGGCGTCAAGGGAGTGAAGGCGACCGCCTTGTTCGGCAAAGGTGTGCACGTGGTGGTCGAGCGTCGGGCGGAGGGGGTGATGACTGGGATCGCACGCGCGCTGGCGGATCGAAACGTGTCGGTGTCGCGGGCGGAGCGGATCGTGCCGTCGCTGGAGGACGTGTTTGTCTCGTTGATCGAGGCGCGGGATCGACAGGAGCGGCCACAAGCCGAGGTGGCGGGATGA
- a CDS encoding IS5 family transposase (programmed frameshift) has protein sequence MKDSPPAYRRHDISDETWKLLASHLPGRKGAWGGVAEDNRLFINAVFWILRTGAPWRDLPPEYGGWSNTHRRFIRWRDKGIWEGLLEVLIDAPDYEWLMIDASHCKVHPHAAGARGGNQEMRRTKGGFNTKLHLAVDAFGLPVRVIITHGTAADCTQASRLIEGIDADQLIADKGYDTDAIIEQAAAQGMNAVIPPKKNRVNQRPYDEDLYKLRHLIENAFLHLKRWRGIATRYAKNSTSFLAAVHIRCLALWLNIS, from the exons ATGAAAGACTCGCCCCCCGCCTACCGCCGCCACGATATATCCGATGAAACATGGAAGCTTTTGGCGTCGCATTTACCGGGGCGCAAAGGCGCCTGGGGCGGTGTTGCCGAAGACAACCGCCTGTTTATCAATGCGGTCTTCTGGATTTTGAGAACGGGTGCGCCATGGCGCGATTTGCCGCCGGAATACGGCGGGTGGAGCAACACGCACCGCCGCTTTATCCGCTGGCGGGACAAGGGCATCTGGGAAGGGCTGCTTGAAGTTTTGATTGATGCGCCTGATTACGAATGGCTGATGATCGACGCCAGCCATTGCAAGGTTCATCCTCATGCCGCCGGAGCGCGTGGCGGCAATCAGGAGATGCGCCGCACAAAAGGGGGCT TCAACACCAAACTGCATCTGGCCGTGGATGCGTTTGGTCTGCCGGTCAGAGTTATTATTACGCACGGTACCGCCGCTGATTGCACACAGGCTTCAAGGCTGATCGAGGGCATTGATGCAGATCAGCTTATCGCGGACAAGGGCTATGATACCGACGCGATCATTGAACAGGCCGCCGCGCAAGGCATGAACGCCGTGATTCCCCCGAAGAAAAATCGCGTCAATCAAAGGCCATATGACGAAGACCTTTACAAATTGCGCCACCTGATCGAAAACGCGTTCCTGCACCTCAAAAGATGGCGCGGCATTGCAACAAGATACGCCAAAAACAGCACGTCCTTCCTTGCCGCCGTCCACATCCGTTGCCTCGCCCTCTGGCTCAATATCTCGTGA